One Engystomops pustulosus chromosome 11, aEngPut4.maternal, whole genome shotgun sequence DNA window includes the following coding sequences:
- the LOC140106637 gene encoding PDZ domain-containing protein 8-like, with translation MVQARDGDTGHVCVETVTPNSPAAGADLKKGDRLIAIGGIKVTSSMQASKLIKQAGDRVLLCYERPVGQGGGGPPESTAVLEDSAFPQTFDDETASLIVDVENRELDSEFEDLASEVKPLGGESKDDIFLPVSQSPKRLVGNLSTKSLGSISPILNRKPNAAVSQIASKVQTKATKPNATENSDPQQLSRTSSGSGNKPPVPPRPQVKLTLTTCESPNTVDLSEASVEKSDRAAPTSMNGDKVSEKPPRTTDLVEEPLSLKPNLGRPEPVRDKLSEGSTSTKESLEEQQVWESTDTPYRGRQARWTRASCIFDVESHHRYLNVALWCRDSFKTGSLCCVGHVSLKLEDISLECLSMSSLEYLSSYRLDAPEPKAAVSRTALRSLSMHKGFNEKFCYGDVTLSFKYLMEGESENSSIFQEKEKDGSLPEDLGPLQKEETTMPPITFCESKHNFQDTQFQNSTLCDHCKKKVWTKAASQCMICGYVCHKKCQEKCLAENPFCVSLEKRIDLESKSLGNRTTGITRHIINTSSRLLNLRQTPKTRQPEQGGCDLVEPSPKQTPNTSDNESSDTETGGAGSPSKRPGNSSGKLVRKEGGLDDSVFIAVKEIGRDLYRGLPTDERIQKLEFMLDKLQNEIDQELEHNNSLVKEERDSSDSRRKVLIAAALAKSGERLQALTLLMIHYRAGIEDIESLENSSLAHPRKMPRYEEEAIADMSEAAENDEDDNVLEEKEMLSDPSDENLPDSLETA, from the exons ATGGTACAGGCTAGAGATGGAGACACTGGACATGTCTGTGTGGAGACTGTGACCCCAAACTCTCCGGCAGCTGGAGCCGACCTGAAGAAGGGGGACCGCCTAATAGCCATAGGAG GTATCAAGGTGACGTCATCAATGCAGGCCTCCAAGCTGATCAAACAGGCGGGAGACAGAGTGCTGCTGTGCTACGAGCGGCCAGTAGGGCAGGGTGGTGGGGGTCCTCCTGAGAGCACGGCTGTGCTAGAGGACTCCGCGTTCCCGCAGACATTTGATGACGAAACGGCAAGTCTGATTGTCGATGTGGAGAATCGAGAGTTGGACTCTGAGTTTGAAGACTTGGCAAGTGAGGTCAAGCCACTTGGGGGGGAGAGTAAGGATGACATCTTCTTGCCCGTCAGTCAAAGCCCCAAACGTCTTGTAGGAAATCTCTCCACAAAATCTTTGGGATCCATTTCTCCGATTCTAAATCGCAAGCCAAACGCTGCAGTGTCTCAGATTGCATCAAAGGTTCAGACCAAAGCCACAAAGCCTAATGCCACAGAGAACTCAGATCCCCAACAGCTGAGCAGGACATCATCGGGGTCTGGTAACAAGCCTCCTGTGCCACCAAGACCTCAAGTCAAACTTACCTTAACTACATGTGAATCGCCTAATACTGTAGACTTGAGTGAGGCTTCTGTAGAAAAGTCAGACAGGGCTGCTCCAACATCCATGAATGGTGATAAGGTCTCCGAGAAGCCTCCAAGAACTACAGATCTGGTAGAGGAACCTTTGTCTCTGAAACCTAACCTGGGAAGGCCGGAGCCTGTCAGAGACAAGCTTTCCGAAGGCTCTACAAGTACTAAAGAGAGCCTGGAGGAGCAGCAAGTGTGGGAGTCTACAGACACGCCCTACAGGGGGCGACAAGCTCGCTGGACAAGGGCGTCTTGTATATTTGATGTAGAAAGCCACCACAGATACTTGAATGTTGCTCTTTGGTGCAGGGACTCTTTTAAGACAGGGAGTCTCTGCTGTGTTGGTCATGTCAGTCTCAAACTAGAGGATATTTCATTAGAATGCCTTTCCATGTCCTCCTTGGAGTATCTCTCCAGCTACCGACTGGACGCTCCGGAACCTAAAGCAGCTGTCAGCAGGACGGCGCTGCGCAGCCTGAGCATGCACAAGGGATTCAATGAAAAGTTTTGTTACGGAGATGTCACCTTAAGCTTCAAGTATCTGATGGAAGGAGAGTCTGAGAACTCGAGTATCTTTCAAGAGAAAGAGAAAGATGGTAGCTTACCAGAAGACCTAGGCCCACTGCAGAAGGAAGAGACGACTATGCCACCCATCACCTTTTGTGAATCTAAGCATAACTTTCAGGATACTCAGTTTCAGAATTCCACACTGTGCGACCACTGCAAGAAGAAGGTATGGACCAAGGCTGCCTCCCAGTGCATGATCTGTGGGTATGTCTGCCATAAGAAATGCCAGGAGAAGTGCCTGGCTGAGAACCCATTCTGCGTCTCTCTGGAGAAACGGATTGATCTCGAGTCCAAGTCTCTCGGTAACAGAACCACTGGCATCACGCGGCACATCATCAACACCAGCTCTCGCCTATTGAACTTAAGGCAAACCCCTAAAACTAGGCAGCCTGAGCAAGGTGGCTGCGATCTTGTAGAGCCCTCGCCAAAGCAGACGCCAAACACCTCTGACAATGAGAGCAGCGACACGGAGACGGGTGGGGCTGGAAGCCCCTCAAAGAGGCCTGGGAACAGTTCAGGTAAACTGGTCCGCAAAGAAGGAGGCTTGGATGATAGCGTATTTATTGCAGTCAAAGAGATTGGGCGTGATCTGTACAGAGGGCTACCGACCGATGAAAGGATCCAGAAGCTGGAGTTCATGCTAGATAAGCTCCAGAATGAGATTGATCAGGAACTGGAACACAACAATTCTTTGGTGAAAGAAGAAAGGGACTCGTCAGACAGCCGGAGGAAAGTTCTGATAGCTGCAGCGTTAGCCAAGTCTGGAGAGAGGCTACAGGCGTTGACGCTGCTCATGATCCACTACCGTGCGGGAATCGAAGACATTGAGTCACTGGAAAACTCTTCTCTCGCTCATCCAAGAAAAATGCCCAGATATGAAGAAGAGGCCATTGCGGACATGTCAGAAGCTGCCGAGAACGATGAGGACGACAATGtcctggaggagaaggagatgcTGAGCGATCCCTCAGATGAGAACTTGCCGGACTCTCTGGAAACGGCGTGA